A section of the Opitutaceae bacterium genome encodes:
- a CDS encoding penicillin-binding protein 2 yields MARGFASNYRIVLLGAVVTAAFLGIAMRLVDLHVIDRERLTRYVDKARRQVVVEKARRGDILDSRGQILATSRPLIVIGVDPQVARPEDEARWPDLARLLKLPYPQVAAAFRTRNRVVSRLAEVAARAGGDEYGGDATDDPEGTEVRWVKLSDTVDEPTYDRIMELGIKGVYAPPKSYTRAYPNNDLAAHVIGFVNKEHVAVQGVERWADFYLRGQDGWRESEKDGKRRELPQFRTREVPAAQGYTVVLSLDSFVQHLAEEELAHITASYHPIKATIIVSDANTGFILAMANSPTFNLNEYNKLSGDELKCLRNIAVADILEPGSTFKIVAASGALNDRKVNLTQSFDCSLERIDYRGKSLDMPGEAHRFDHPLTLSEIVSHSSNKGAAQLGMLLGEQRMWEYARAFGFGEYTGFPSLYPESPGMLANYTKWRGTDITRIPMGHGIAATPLQIHYAMGVIASGGELLRPQIVREVRDARGEVLYTFVKSVRRRVIEAGTAKTVAQMLHRVTLPGEGTAQDAAIPQFEVAGKTGTTQKLIDGHYSTQHHIGSFVGFFPASRPEVVISVFVDDGQMPPGKLNYGSAVAVPSFRRIGEKLAQYLRITPVAASPVRSLLALEGGHR; encoded by the coding sequence ATGGCGCGCGGGTTTGCCTCCAACTACCGGATCGTCCTCCTGGGCGCCGTCGTCACGGCGGCGTTCCTGGGGATCGCGATGCGGCTCGTCGACCTGCATGTGATCGACCGCGAGCGGCTGACACGCTATGTCGACAAGGCGCGCCGCCAGGTTGTCGTGGAGAAGGCCCGCCGCGGGGACATCCTTGATTCGCGCGGACAGATTCTCGCGACTTCGCGTCCGCTGATTGTGATCGGTGTGGATCCGCAGGTTGCGCGTCCGGAGGACGAGGCCCGGTGGCCCGACCTGGCGCGCCTGCTCAAGCTTCCCTATCCGCAGGTGGCGGCCGCATTCCGCACCAGGAACCGGGTGGTGTCCCGGCTGGCGGAGGTTGCCGCGCGTGCGGGTGGCGACGAGTATGGCGGCGACGCCACCGACGATCCCGAAGGCACGGAAGTTCGCTGGGTGAAACTGAGCGACACCGTCGACGAGCCGACCTACGACCGCATCATGGAGCTCGGCATCAAGGGTGTGTATGCCCCTCCGAAGAGCTACACGCGCGCCTATCCCAACAATGACCTGGCGGCCCATGTCATCGGCTTTGTGAACAAGGAGCATGTCGCCGTGCAGGGTGTCGAACGCTGGGCGGATTTCTACCTGCGCGGCCAGGACGGCTGGCGGGAATCCGAGAAGGACGGCAAGCGCCGTGAGCTTCCGCAGTTCCGTACGCGCGAGGTGCCCGCGGCCCAGGGGTACACGGTCGTGCTCTCTCTCGATTCCTTCGTCCAGCACCTGGCGGAGGAGGAGCTTGCGCACATCACGGCAAGCTACCACCCGATCAAGGCGACGATCATCGTGAGCGATGCGAACACCGGGTTCATCCTGGCGATGGCGAATTCGCCGACATTCAACCTGAATGAGTACAACAAGCTGTCCGGGGATGAATTGAAGTGCCTGCGCAACATCGCGGTGGCGGACATCCTCGAGCCCGGTTCGACGTTCAAGATCGTGGCGGCCTCCGGCGCGCTCAATGACCGGAAGGTCAACCTGACGCAGAGTTTCGACTGCAGCCTCGAGCGCATCGATTACCGCGGGAAGTCGCTGGACATGCCAGGCGAGGCGCATCGCTTTGATCATCCGCTGACGCTCTCCGAAATCGTCTCCCATTCATCAAACAAGGGGGCCGCCCAGCTTGGGATGCTCCTGGGCGAGCAGCGCATGTGGGAGTACGCAAGGGCGTTTGGATTCGGTGAGTACACCGGGTTTCCATCGCTCTATCCGGAGTCGCCCGGCATGCTGGCCAACTACACGAAGTGGCGGGGGACGGACATCACGCGCATTCCCATGGGGCATGGCATCGCGGCGACGCCCCTGCAGATCCACTATGCCATGGGTGTGATCGCGAGCGGCGGGGAACTGCTTCGCCCGCAGATCGTCCGCGAGGTGCGTGATGCACGCGGCGAGGTGCTTTACACGTTTGTGAAGTCGGTGCGTCGACGGGTGATAGAGGCGGGCACCGCGAAGACGGTTGCGCAGATGCTGCACCGGGTTACGCTTCCGGGTGAAGGCACCGCACAGGATGCAGCGATTCCCCAGTTTGAGGTCGCGGGGAAAACCGGAACGACGCAGAAACTCATCGACGGTCACTATTCCACGCAGCATCACATCGGTTCGTTCGTCGGGTTCTTCCCGGCGAGCCGGCCGGAGGTTGTCATTTCCGTCTTCGTCGACGACGGCCAGATGCCCCCCGGCAAGCTCAACTACGGCAGCGCGGTCGCCGTGCCCAGCTTCCGGCGCATCGGTGAAAAGCTCGCCCAGTATCTCCGGATCACGCCGGTTGCCGCCTCCCCCGTCCGGTCGTTGCTGGCCCTTGAAGGAGGTCATCGGTGA
- a CDS encoding UDP-N-acetylmuramoyl-L-alanyl-D-glutamate--2,6-diaminopimelate ligase encodes MIGYLTHNHALIHAFRPRTPAFAGRTRRESGIEGRIFKMAPLLSEVFANETVVAARGAMDRPVSGLAMDSRRVVPGQVFFALAGQRTDGTQFVDEAINRGAVAVVTTRIPATIPSRVTFIQVSDPRATLARVSQAYYRFPDRDMEVIGVTGTNGKTTVTHLIKHLLEGERRVGMLGTINYDLGGRTVPSFKTTPESLDIFGMLAQMRDAGCRQAVMEVSSHGIDQKRVLGLQFGVAVFTNLTRDHLDYHQTLEDYFDVKTRLFTGVGGPAPQIAVVNLDDPHGRTLLARIPAGVRRITFGEDSQAEVRAEEVVLDFRSSSFTLVWPRGRVRVESGLIGRYNVSNLLAAVATAWALGRDPADLLQRIRGFRGVPGRMERIDEGQEFNVLVDYAHTDDALRNALGMLRAITPGRLLVVFGCGGNRDRTKRPLMVEAVQAYADFSFATADNPRGEPLARIFDDMRAGMKSPEKMAWIDDRRRAISLALDMAKPGDSLLIAGKGHESYQEFADTVIPFDDRQVTRELIGIKAIK; translated from the coding sequence GTGATCGGCTATCTCACCCACAACCACGCCCTGATCCACGCGTTTCGTCCGCGCACCCCAGCGTTTGCGGGCAGGACGCGGCGGGAGTCGGGGATCGAAGGGCGAATCTTCAAAATGGCACCTCTATTATCCGAAGTCTTCGCGAATGAGACGGTCGTGGCTGCGCGCGGCGCGATGGACCGGCCCGTTTCCGGCCTGGCGATGGACAGCCGGCGCGTGGTGCCGGGTCAGGTGTTTTTTGCGCTCGCCGGGCAGCGCACCGATGGCACCCAGTTCGTGGACGAGGCCATCAACCGCGGCGCTGTCGCCGTGGTGACAACGCGGATTCCGGCCACGATTCCGTCCCGGGTGACGTTCATTCAAGTGAGCGACCCGAGGGCGACGCTGGCGAGGGTGTCCCAGGCGTACTACCGGTTTCCGGATCGCGACATGGAGGTGATCGGCGTCACGGGCACCAACGGGAAAACGACGGTGACGCACCTGATCAAGCACCTGCTTGAAGGTGAACGCCGGGTTGGAATGCTGGGCACGATCAACTATGATCTCGGCGGACGCACCGTTCCGTCGTTCAAGACGACGCCGGAATCTCTGGACATCTTTGGCATGCTGGCCCAGATGCGCGATGCGGGATGCCGCCAGGCGGTCATGGAGGTCAGCTCGCATGGCATCGACCAGAAACGCGTGCTGGGGCTTCAGTTTGGCGTCGCAGTCTTCACCAACCTCACGCGCGACCACCTGGATTATCACCAGACGCTGGAGGACTATTTTGATGTGAAGACCAGGTTGTTCACCGGCGTCGGCGGACCGGCGCCGCAGATTGCGGTTGTCAACCTGGACGATCCGCACGGGCGGACGCTGCTCGCGCGGATTCCGGCGGGCGTGCGCAGGATCACGTTCGGCGAGGACAGCCAGGCGGAGGTCCGCGCGGAGGAGGTCGTGCTCGATTTCCGCAGTTCCTCCTTCACGCTGGTCTGGCCGCGCGGCCGCGTGCGAGTGGAGTCGGGACTGATCGGCCGCTACAATGTCAGCAATCTGCTCGCCGCGGTTGCCACGGCCTGGGCCCTGGGGCGCGACCCTGCGGATCTGCTGCAGAGGATCCGCGGCTTCCGCGGTGTTCCGGGCCGCATGGAGCGCATCGACGAGGGGCAGGAGTTCAATGTCCTCGTGGACTATGCGCACACGGATGACGCCCTGCGCAATGCCCTGGGCATGCTTCGGGCGATCACCCCCGGACGCCTGCTTGTGGTGTTCGGCTGCGGAGGAAACCGCGATCGCACCAAGCGGCCCCTGATGGTGGAGGCCGTGCAGGCGTACGCCGACTTCTCATTTGCGACCGCCGACAATCCGCGCGGCGAGCCCCTGGCGCGGATCTTCGATGACATGAGGGCCGGCATGAAGTCGCCCGAGAAGATGGCGTGGATAGACGACCGCCGGCGTGCGATCAGCCTGGCGCTCGACATGGCCAAGCCGGGGGACAGCCTGCTCATCGCCGGGAAGGGCCATGAAAGCTACCAGGAGTTTGCGGACACGGTGATTCCCTTTGATGACCGGCAGGTCACGCGGGAACTCATCGGAATAAAGGCCATCAAGTAG
- a CDS encoding UDP-N-acetylmuramoyl-tripeptide--D-alanyl-D-alanine ligase, which translates to MPTFNPEFLARVTGGSWTRFPEVPLSGFAHDTRHLAQGQVFVAIRTEKRDGHEFVRDAMRAGASAAVVSRGDPSLELPQLIVPETVDAFQSIAREHRRAFRGPVVGISGSAGKTSTKNLLAALLGGEPAVLATEGNLNNHLGVPLTLTRIDPAIHRFAVIEAGISGAGEMAPLARMIEPDIGIITLVAPAHLEALGSLANVAREKAALLSASALAIFNRSCLEFAAFRDLAAPALVVESAEVVLPAGHAGDGVYFAISHREDLTSTSIAMGAVPSQVFTFPRVSDGMARNAVLAICAALRLGIEPERVRQRLRAWHPAAMRGEIRREDNRLVYLDCYNANPASMADALANFYQIAPPADPRLLIIGGMEELGEDSRRYHRDLGRMLHLRPGDFCYVIGSEAEAVRMGAIESGNRSEQMAIASSVEPIAAHVAAFNGSVFVKGSRRHALERAVSLAAH; encoded by the coding sequence ATGCCGACGTTCAACCCTGAGTTTCTCGCCCGTGTCACGGGTGGAAGCTGGACCCGGTTTCCGGAGGTCCCTCTCAGCGGGTTTGCGCACGACACCCGGCATCTGGCGCAAGGGCAGGTTTTTGTAGCCATCCGGACGGAGAAGCGCGACGGACATGAGTTCGTTCGCGACGCCATGCGGGCGGGTGCGTCCGCAGCAGTGGTGTCGCGCGGCGATCCGTCGCTTGAGCTTCCCCAACTGATCGTCCCGGAGACGGTGGATGCGTTTCAGTCGATTGCCCGCGAGCATCGCAGGGCGTTTCGCGGTCCGGTCGTCGGCATTTCCGGCAGCGCGGGGAAGACATCCACCAAGAACCTCCTCGCGGCGCTTCTCGGGGGAGAACCCGCTGTTCTGGCGACCGAGGGAAACCTCAACAACCACCTCGGTGTTCCTCTCACACTGACCCGGATCGATCCGGCGATTCACCGTTTTGCGGTGATCGAGGCGGGGATAAGCGGGGCGGGGGAGATGGCTCCGCTTGCGCGGATGATCGAGCCTGACATCGGCATCATCACACTGGTGGCCCCCGCGCATCTGGAGGCGCTGGGATCGCTCGCCAATGTTGCGCGCGAGAAGGCGGCGCTGCTGTCCGCGTCCGCCTTGGCGATCTTCAACCGATCGTGCCTTGAGTTCGCGGCATTTCGCGATCTGGCGGCGCCCGCGCTGGTGGTTGAGTCTGCGGAGGTGGTGCTTCCCGCCGGGCATGCCGGGGACGGGGTGTATTTCGCAATCTCCCACCGGGAGGATCTGACGTCGACGTCGATTGCAATGGGGGCGGTGCCGTCGCAGGTCTTCACCTTTCCGCGCGTGTCGGACGGCATGGCGCGCAATGCGGTGCTCGCGATCTGCGCGGCGCTCCGGCTTGGAATTGAACCGGAAAGGGTCCGCCAGCGGCTCAGGGCGTGGCACCCGGCGGCGATGCGCGGGGAGATCCGGCGCGAGGACAACCGCCTGGTCTATCTCGACTGCTACAATGCAAATCCGGCGTCCATGGCGGACGCGCTGGCGAACTTCTACCAGATTGCGCCGCCGGCGGATCCCCGCCTCCTGATCATCGGAGGCATGGAGGAACTCGGCGAGGACTCGCGACGCTATCACCGGGACCTCGGTCGCATGCTGCACCTGCGTCCGGGTGACTTCTGCTATGTGATAGGATCGGAGGCTGAGGCGGTCCGCATGGGTGCGATCGAGAGTGGGAATCGTTCTGAGCAGATGGCCATCGCCTCGTCGGTCGAGCCGATTGCGGCGCATGTGGCTGCGTTCAACGGATCCGTTTTTGTGAAGGGAAGCCGCCGCCACGCGCTCGAACGCGCGGTGTCGCTAGCGGCGCACTAG
- the mraY gene encoding phospho-N-acetylmuramoyl-pentapeptide-transferase: MLSYLAEFESEFGPLRLLRFITLRTLLAAMFALVIGFVIGPWLIRRLKRLKFGQHYDDDRVGDLAHRFDKKNTPTMGGLMIFIAVFASTVLCAVPNVWVCVALFVFAALTAVGFRDDYLKVVRRNRDGISSREKLVWQTLVTAIALAVLIWHPTSAAKIRELWIPFVKFPVFVGIPVIALFVLMFLWVVGFSNAINLTDGLDGLAIGCTITVALVYGIMAYAAGNARIADYLLISFVPGTGELAVICGALVGAGMAFLWFNSHPAEVFMGDTGSLALGGLIGVVAFMVQQPLTLAIVGGVFVIEAVSVMIQVGVFKATKRFSAAGQGRRVFLMAPLHHHFQKKGWPETKVVLRFWIVSLFCALVGLGTLKLR; encoded by the coding sequence ATGCTGAGTTATCTTGCAGAATTCGAGTCCGAGTTCGGCCCCCTGCGCCTGCTGCGCTTCATCACGCTGCGCACGCTGCTTGCGGCCATGTTCGCGCTCGTCATTGGATTTGTGATCGGCCCCTGGCTGATCCGGCGCCTGAAGCGGCTGAAGTTCGGCCAACACTATGACGACGACCGCGTGGGCGATCTCGCCCATCGTTTTGACAAGAAGAACACGCCGACGATGGGCGGCCTGATGATATTCATCGCCGTGTTCGCCAGCACGGTGCTGTGCGCGGTGCCGAACGTCTGGGTGTGTGTGGCGCTGTTCGTCTTTGCGGCTCTGACGGCGGTCGGCTTCCGCGACGACTATCTCAAGGTCGTCCGCAGGAATCGGGACGGCATTTCCTCCAGGGAAAAGCTGGTGTGGCAGACGCTGGTGACCGCGATTGCGCTCGCCGTCCTGATCTGGCATCCGACGAGCGCGGCAAAGATCCGCGAGCTGTGGATTCCATTCGTCAAGTTCCCGGTGTTCGTCGGCATCCCGGTGATCGCCCTGTTTGTGCTGATGTTTCTCTGGGTGGTCGGATTTTCCAATGCGATCAATCTCACGGACGGCCTCGACGGCCTGGCGATCGGATGCACGATCACGGTGGCGCTGGTCTACGGCATCATGGCGTATGCGGCGGGCAATGCCCGGATCGCCGACTATCTGCTGATCAGTTTCGTGCCCGGCACGGGGGAGCTGGCTGTTATCTGTGGAGCGCTGGTGGGGGCGGGCATGGCCTTTCTCTGGTTCAATTCGCATCCCGCTGAGGTGTTCATGGGGGACACCGGCTCGCTGGCGCTGGGCGGGCTCATTGGCGTGGTCGCGTTCATGGTGCAGCAGCCGCTCACCCTCGCGATTGTCGGCGGTGTGTTTGTGATCGAGGCGGTGTCGGTGATGATCCAGGTGGGCGTGTTCAAGGCCACGAAGCGCTTCAGTGCGGCGGGGCAGGGCCGGCGCGTGTTTCTCATGGCACCGCTGCATCACCATTTTCAAAAGAAGGGCTGGCCGGAGACCAAGGTGGTCCTCCGGTTCTGGATCGTCTCGCTCTTTTGCGCGCTTGTTGGACTGGGAACGCTGAAACTCCGCTGA
- the murD gene encoding UDP-N-acetylmuramoyl-L-alanine--D-glutamate ligase, whose protein sequence is MLTPPPFLVPLLKSPVAVLGGGVSGSGVMELLAALGVEGVLYDEKKDCADFGAVPAAAHRLVVHSPGFRPDHRWLVRARSSGLVCLGELDFASLFWRGSVIAVTGTNGKTTLTEFLTHALLLAGRDASATGNVGFPFSRLVAERGGGAPDSVAVCEVSSFQSEAFQVFRADAAIWTNFAEDHLERHPGLQAYFMAKWRLFERTVGGEVYAGTSVQSWAAQFGQTLPHGACVATLGQPGDVLLRHTAFDEYPQRENFLLAAAWWRGAGLRENILYAAAQSFRIGPHRLAKVAERSGVTWWNDSKATNFHATEAALEQFRSPVVMILGGKAKGGDIAGFACRIAPKVKHAFLLGETAPVLAEAFQGCNVPHTVAESLKSCVSGAVRLAGAGDQVLLSPGFSSLDQFRGYDDRGSQFENLVNNL, encoded by the coding sequence ATGCTGACACCTCCGCCATTCCTGGTCCCCCTGCTCAAGAGCCCTGTCGCGGTTCTTGGCGGAGGTGTGAGCGGAAGCGGTGTCATGGAGCTTCTGGCGGCGCTCGGTGTGGAGGGCGTGCTCTATGATGAAAAAAAGGACTGCGCGGATTTCGGGGCCGTGCCCGCGGCCGCGCACCGCCTGGTCGTGCATTCACCCGGCTTCCGTCCGGACCATCGCTGGCTTGTTCGCGCCAGGAGCAGCGGCCTGGTCTGCCTCGGAGAGCTGGATTTTGCGTCGCTCTTCTGGCGCGGGTCGGTGATCGCAGTCACCGGGACCAACGGCAAGACGACGCTGACCGAATTCCTGACGCACGCCCTGCTGCTTGCCGGCAGGGATGCGAGCGCGACTGGAAACGTCGGCTTTCCCTTCTCCAGGCTTGTGGCGGAGCGCGGAGGCGGGGCGCCGGATTCCGTCGCGGTGTGTGAAGTCAGCTCGTTTCAGTCCGAAGCCTTCCAGGTGTTTCGCGCCGATGCGGCGATCTGGACAAATTTCGCTGAGGATCACCTGGAGCGGCATCCGGGTCTGCAGGCCTATTTCATGGCGAAGTGGCGGTTGTTTGAGCGCACGGTTGGCGGGGAGGTGTATGCGGGAACAAGCGTGCAATCGTGGGCTGCGCAATTCGGCCAGACGCTGCCGCACGGCGCCTGTGTGGCGACACTCGGCCAGCCCGGGGACGTGCTGCTGCGGCACACGGCGTTCGACGAATATCCTCAGCGGGAAAACTTCCTGCTGGCAGCGGCCTGGTGGCGCGGCGCCGGGCTGCGGGAAAACATACTCTATGCCGCCGCCCAGTCGTTCAGGATCGGCCCGCACCGGCTGGCGAAGGTCGCCGAGCGGTCGGGGGTCACCTGGTGGAACGACTCGAAGGCCACGAACTTTCATGCAACCGAGGCGGCTCTCGAGCAGTTTCGCTCCCCGGTCGTGATGATTCTCGGCGGCAAGGCCAAGGGGGGCGACATCGCGGGCTTTGCATGCAGGATCGCCCCCAAGGTCAAGCATGCTTTCCTGCTCGGTGAAACGGCTCCGGTTCTCGCCGAGGCCTTTCAAGGCTGCAATGTGCCCCACACGGTCGCCGAAAGCCTGAAGTCCTGCGTTTCCGGCGCCGTGCGACTGGCGGGGGCGGGCGACCAGGTCCTGCTGAGCCCCGGCTTCTCGAGTCTCGATCAGTTTCGCGGGTACGATGATCGCGGCAGCCAGTTCGAGAACCTCGTGAACAACCTGTGA